CCCGTTCGTGACCATCTGGGTGGTGCGCTCGGGCGACGACCTGTACGTGCGCTCGGCGTACGGACCCGACAACGGCTGGTTCCGCCGCGCGAAGGCGAGCCGGCGCGGTCGCATCAGGGCGGGCGGGGTCGAGCGCGACGTCGCCTTCGCGGATGCCGCACCCGACGTGCACGGGGCCATCGACGGCGCCTACCACGCGAAGTACGACCGCTACGGTGCCCGCATCGTGAACACCGTCGTCGGCGACCAGGTGATCCCGACGACGTTCCGGTTGGATCCCGCAGCGGACTGAGCAGCCCCGCGGCGCCTCGTCAGTTCGGACCGCCGCCGAGGTCGCCGAGCAGCAGGCCCGACTCGCGCGAGCGACGCTCGAGCTCCATCGGGTCGAGCTCGAGCGGCTCATCGACGGGTTCGGTCGCGCTCACGGATGCCGCGGCGGCATCCGTCGGCACGTCGACCGCCGCCCCCTCCGCCTTCAGCCGCTTCTTCGCGGCGCGCTCGACGAGCACGGGCACGAAGTCGCGCACCCGCCCGCCGTCGAACTTGTGCAGCTCCTCGTCGACGACGGCCTCGATGTGCTCGGGGCTGACCGTCGGGAACCTCTCCGAGAGTCGGGAGACGACCTCGTCGATGGCGCGGTCCTCATCGGGCTTCTGGCTCATGTGAGCATTCTGCATGGCGACCATCGGGCGGGCAACCGAACCCGGACGACGTGCAGGTCAGCGCGTCCCGGCGGGCTCGACGGGCTCGTCGGCGCCGGGCGCGGCGGATGCCTCGTGCGACGAGCGGTCCGACGGCTCCGCGCCGTGCACGGGGTGGCTCCGCTCGAGCGCCGCGCCCTCCACGTCGACGTTCGGCAGGATGCGGTCGAGCCACCTCGGCAGCCACCACGCCGATTCGCCGAGCAGGTGCATCACGGCCGGGATCAGGAGCATCCGCACGATGAAGGCGTCGATCAGCACGCCGATCGCGAGGCCGAAGCCGAGCGGCCGCACCATCGTGAGGTGCGAGAACACGAACCCGCCGAACACCGCGGCCATGATGATCGCGGCCGCGGTGACCACCGCCCGGCCGTTGCGCAGGCCCGCGACCACCGCGGTGCGAGCGGGCACGCCGTGCACGTAGGCCTCCCGCATGCCCGACACGAGGAAGAGCTGGTAGTCCATCGCGAGGCCGAACAGCACGCCCATGATGATGATCGGGGCGAAGTTCAGCACGGGCCCGGGATCGTGCACGCCGAACACCCCGCCGAGCCAGCCCCACTGGAAGATGGCGACGACCGCGCCGAAGGCGGCGAACAGGGTCAGCACGAACCCGGCGGTCGCGATGAGCGGCACGAGGATCGAACGGAACACGAGGATCAGGATGATCAGCGAGAGGCCCACGACGACGCTGAGGTAGAGCGGCAGCACGCCGGCCAGCTTGTCGGAGATGTCGATGTTGCCGCTGGCCTGGCCGGCGACGCCGAGGGTGATGTCGCCCTCGAGCGGTGAGAGGTCGCGCAGGTCGTGCACGAGCTGCTCGGTCGACTCGCTCGACGGGCCGTCGGCGGGCACCACCTGGAAGGCGAAGTAGTCGTTCTCGTCGGAGACGCCGACCGGGGCGACGGCGACGACGTCGTTCTGCGCCATCAGGGTGTCGGCGAGGTCGGCCTGCGTCGCCACCACGTCGTCGTCGTCGACGCCGTCGGGCAGCTCGGCCACCACGAGGAGCGGCCCGTTCTGGCCCGCACCGAACGCGTCGGCGACCGCCGTGTAGGCGCGGTACTGCGTCGACTCCTCGGCCTCGGACGAGCCGTCGGGCAGGCCGAGGCGCATCGAGAGGGCCGGGATGGCGATGACGAGCAGCACGACGATCGAGAGCACGGCGCGCAGGATCGCCCGCGAGGTCTTCATCGGCCGCAGCTCGGGGCTGGCG
This DNA window, taken from Agromyces sp. 3263, encodes the following:
- a CDS encoding three-helix bundle dimerization domain-containing protein; protein product: MSQKPDEDRAIDEVVSRLSERFPTVSPEHIEAVVDEELHKFDGGRVRDFVPVLVERAAKKRLKAEGAAVDVPTDAAAASVSATEPVDEPLELDPMELERRSRESGLLLGDLGGGPN
- a CDS encoding DUF2255 family protein, whose protein sequence is MSWTDDELARVGAADELQVASYRADGSLRPFVTIWVVRSGDDLYVRSAYGPDNGWFRRAKASRRGRIRAGGVERDVAFADAAPDVHGAIDGAYHAKYDRYGARIVNTVVGDQVIPTTFRLDPAAD